A stretch of Oryza brachyantha chromosome 4, ObraRS2, whole genome shotgun sequence DNA encodes these proteins:
- the LOC102715933 gene encoding protein AAR2 homolog isoform X1, whose product MSGFGGGAAARVDPEAAAELVREGATLFLLDVPQRTLLGVDAQVFSVGPKFKGIKMVPPGPHFVYYCSPNRHGNEFAPTVGFFLTTHPSEVIVRKWHTQEERLIKLSEEEEIRYSEAVRRFEFDSELGPYNLDSFGDWKQLSSYFSQSIIERLEPIGGEITIALESSWIDRAPQTDLERRLMDQLKDGKFTKNAPVRSEWKGCYYTTIPASIKHSSISGNELTALNLDKTSLLECVLAKNYQGQEELLLGELQFAFIAFMMGQSLEAFMQWKALVSLLLSCSEAPLHTRTNMFVKFIKVIYYQLKHGFQRTHDSGGHEDMGNSLFLDEAWFSKDIFLYRLSKDFVAVILEAPIVDGDLLSWTRKLKSLLETTFGWDLDNNTVNLIDEDDEFAPVVVEMDG is encoded by the exons ATGTccggcttcggcggcggcgcggcggcgcgagtggacccggaggcggcggcggagctggtgCGGGAGGGCGCTACGCTCTTCCTCCTTGACGTGCCCCAACGCACCCTCCTCGGCGTCGACGCTCAG GTGTTCTCCGTCGGGCCTAAGTTCAAGGGGATCAAGATGGTGCCCCCGGGGCCGCATTTCGTCTACTACTGCTCCCCCAACAG GCACGGGAACGAGTTTGCACCTACTGTCGGATTCTTTCTTACTACTCACCCTTCTGAG GTCATTGTTCGAAAGTGGCACACACAGGAGGAGAGATTAATAAAACTGTCAGAAGAGGAG GAAATCAGATACTCTGAAGCAGTAAGGCGTTTCGAGTTTGACAGTGAGCTTGGACCATataacttggattcatttggAGATTGGAAACAACTTTCAAGCTACTTTTCACAGAGTATCATTGAACGTCTTG AACCAATTGGTGGGGAAATTACAATTGCATTGGAGTCATCATGGATAGATAGAGCTCCCCAAACTGATTTGGAGAGACGTTTAATGGACCAACTAAAAGATGGCAAGTTTACAAAGAATGCTCCTGTGCGGTCTGAATGGAAAGGATGCTACTATACAACTATCCCTGCTTCGATTAAACATAGTAGCATCTCTGGGAATGAGCTGACTGCGTTAAATCTGGACAAA ACAAGCTTGCTGGAGTGTGTTTTGGCCAAGAATTATCAAGGCCAAGAGGAGTTACTCTTGGGAGAGCTGCAGTTCGCATTCATAGCATTTATG ATGGGACAGTCACTGGAGGCTTTTATGCAATGGAAAGCACTAGTTAGTCTTCTTTTGAGCTGTAGTGAAGCT CCTCTTCACACAAGGACCAACATGTTTGTAAAG TTTATTAAGGTAATTTACTATCAACTCAAGCATGGCTTTCAGCGCACACATGATTCTGGGGGTCATGAGGACATGGGGAATTCTCTGTTCTTGGATGAAGCATGGTTTTCGAAAGACATATTTCTATATCGTCTTTCCAag GATTTTGTTGCAGTGATACTTGAAGCCCCAATTGTTGACGGCGACCTTCTGTCATGG ACTCGAAAATTGAAATCGCTTCTGGAGACCACTTTTGGATGGGATCTTGACAACAATACTGTGAATCTAattgatgaagatgatgag TTTGCTCCTGTGGTTGTGGAAATGGATGGGTGA
- the LOC102715933 gene encoding protein AAR2 homolog isoform X2, producing MSGFGGGAAARVDPEAAAELVREGATLFLLDVPQRTLLGVDAQVFSVGPKFKGIKMVPPGPHFVYYCSPNRHGNEFAPTVGFFLTTHPSEVIVRKWHTQEERLIKLSEEEEIRYSEAVRRFEFDSELGPYNLDSFGDWKQLSSYFSQSIIERLEPIGGEITIALESSWIDRAPQTDLERRLMDQLKDGKFTKNAPVRSEWKGCYYTTIPASIKHSSISGNELTALNLDKTSLLECVLAKNYQGQEELLLGELQFAFIAFMMGQSLEAFMQWKALVSLLLSCSEAPLHTRTNMFVKFIKVIYYQLKHGFQRTHDSGGHEDMGNSLFLDEAWFSKDIFLYRLSK from the exons ATGTccggcttcggcggcggcgcggcggcgcgagtggacccggaggcggcggcggagctggtgCGGGAGGGCGCTACGCTCTTCCTCCTTGACGTGCCCCAACGCACCCTCCTCGGCGTCGACGCTCAG GTGTTCTCCGTCGGGCCTAAGTTCAAGGGGATCAAGATGGTGCCCCCGGGGCCGCATTTCGTCTACTACTGCTCCCCCAACAG GCACGGGAACGAGTTTGCACCTACTGTCGGATTCTTTCTTACTACTCACCCTTCTGAG GTCATTGTTCGAAAGTGGCACACACAGGAGGAGAGATTAATAAAACTGTCAGAAGAGGAG GAAATCAGATACTCTGAAGCAGTAAGGCGTTTCGAGTTTGACAGTGAGCTTGGACCATataacttggattcatttggAGATTGGAAACAACTTTCAAGCTACTTTTCACAGAGTATCATTGAACGTCTTG AACCAATTGGTGGGGAAATTACAATTGCATTGGAGTCATCATGGATAGATAGAGCTCCCCAAACTGATTTGGAGAGACGTTTAATGGACCAACTAAAAGATGGCAAGTTTACAAAGAATGCTCCTGTGCGGTCTGAATGGAAAGGATGCTACTATACAACTATCCCTGCTTCGATTAAACATAGTAGCATCTCTGGGAATGAGCTGACTGCGTTAAATCTGGACAAA ACAAGCTTGCTGGAGTGTGTTTTGGCCAAGAATTATCAAGGCCAAGAGGAGTTACTCTTGGGAGAGCTGCAGTTCGCATTCATAGCATTTATG ATGGGACAGTCACTGGAGGCTTTTATGCAATGGAAAGCACTAGTTAGTCTTCTTTTGAGCTGTAGTGAAGCT CCTCTTCACACAAGGACCAACATGTTTGTAAAG TTTATTAAGGTAATTTACTATCAACTCAAGCATGGCTTTCAGCGCACACATGATTCTGGGGGTCATGAGGACATGGGGAATTCTCTGTTCTTGGATGAAGCATGGTTTTCGAAAGACATATTTCTATATCGTCTTTCCAag TGA